The following proteins are encoded in a genomic region of Pseudomonas sp. Os17:
- a CDS encoding helix-turn-helix domain-containing protein encodes MSIRLKLLRKKLGVTLEALAEKSGMTKSYLSKVERGLNTPSIAAALKLAKALNVKVEELFAEDSISLDSYSLVRSDQRQSLAANDQAPGYAVLAHQVSERNLLPFIIYPAREFSDKTFKEHLGEEFLFVHEGQVEVDFMNERVILNRGDALHFNAQKPHRIRSLGDEQAQLLVVVHSNEE; translated from the coding sequence ATGTCTATCCGTTTGAAATTACTGAGAAAAAAACTTGGCGTGACCCTGGAGGCCCTGGCCGAAAAATCCGGGATGACCAAGAGTTATCTGTCGAAAGTCGAGCGCGGGTTGAACACCCCGTCGATTGCGGCGGCGCTGAAACTGGCCAAGGCGCTGAACGTCAAGGTCGAGGAGCTGTTCGCCGAGGACAGCATCAGCCTCGACAGCTACAGCCTGGTGCGCAGCGACCAGCGCCAGTCGCTGGCGGCCAACGACCAGGCCCCGGGCTATGCGGTGCTGGCCCACCAGGTCAGCGAGCGCAACCTGCTGCCGTTCATCATCTACCCGGCCAGGGAGTTCAGTGACAAGACCTTCAAGGAGCACCTGGGGGAGGAGTTCCTGTTCGTCCACGAAGGCCAGGTGGAAGTGGATTTCATGAACGAACGGGTGATCCTCAACCGTGGCGACGCACTGCACTTCAACGCGCAGAAACCCCACCGCATCCGCTCCCTGGGGGACGAGCAGGCGCAGTTGCTGGTGGTGGTACACAGCAACGAAGAATGA